Proteins from a single region of Hordeum vulgare subsp. vulgare chromosome 6H, MorexV3_pseudomolecules_assembly, whole genome shotgun sequence:
- the LOC123405308 gene encoding uncharacterized protein LOC123405308, translating into MAASIQNSIASIYDILEMAFSLLLCFDSTLSALLEEEKNVCPDTKLIPRINETLAAPGYYQAANGEVSIEKFGQPRLPQSIDEPLLAMQMSSTTPISMPLAPACDEECLTTALTRGYMSLDSALYPQTGAMIPSYNTEASKLGFFNGSGGNSNGMVVLDMNDIGEYQRMIEGEGLTRTYSDTDSMQGGYSNTAEIQVTSGT; encoded by the exons atggccgccag catccaaaattccatagcatccatatatgaCATCCTAGAAATGGCCTTCTCCCTGTTACTCTGCTTTGACTCTACACTCTCAGCCCTACTTGAGGAAGAGAAAAATGTATGTCCTGATACCAAGCTCATTCCCCGAATCAATGAGACACTTGCAGCACCAGGATACTATCAAGCTGCTAATGGAGAGGTCAGCATAGAGAAATTCGGCCAACCACGGCTTCCCCAGAGCATAGATGAACCCTTGCTGGCAATGCAAATGAGCAGCACTACGCCTATCTCGATGCCTCTTGCTCCAGCTTGTGATGAAGAGTGTCTCACGACGGCACTAACCAGAGGGTACATGAGCCTGGATAGTGCCCTGTATCCACAAACAGGAGCAATGATCCCGAGTTACAACACAGAGGCATCAAAATTAGGATTCTTCAATGGTAGTGGTGGTAATAGCAATGGTATGGTGGTGTTAGATATGAATGACATCGGCGAGTATCAGAGGATGATAGAAGGTGAAGGACTGACCAGAACATATAGCGACACAGATTCCATGCAAGGGGGCTATAGCAACACTGCAGAGATTCAGGTAACATCCGGAACCTAA